Below is a genomic region from Leptolyngbya sp. 'hensonii'.
TGGTAGGGATGACCCTAGCGGCTCATCTCCAACATGCGTTGAATAGGGCGTAATGCAGCCACCCGCGTTTCCTCGGCCAGGGTGATTTCTGGAGAACGGTGAACCATGGCCCAGTACAGCTTCTCCAGCGTATTCAACCGCATGTGGGGGCACTCATTGCAGGCACAGCTATGGAGCGGTGGGGCCGGAATAAAGGTTTTGTGGGGAGCCTGCTTCTGCATTTGATGGATAATGCCGGGTTCCGTGGCCACAATGAATTGAGAACTGTCACTTTGCAGACAGTATTTCAGGAGCGCTGTTGTAGAACCAATATAGCGGGCATGCTTCAATACGCCTCCTTCACATTCTGGATGGGCGATGATCTCGGCACTGGGATGGTTAACCTGCAATTGCACCAGCTTTTTCTCGGAAAAAGTTTCGTGAACCATGCAACTTCCCTCCCAGAGCACCAGATCCCGACCTGTCTGAGCCATAACATAGCGTCCCAGATTGCGATCGGGGGCAAAAATGATCGGCTGATCCAACGGGATCTGACGCACAATATCCACAGCGTTGGAGCTAGTACAGATAATGTCGCTCAGGGCTTTGATCTCAGCCGTGCAGTTGATATAGGACACCACTAGATGATCGGGATGGGCGGCCTTAAAAGCAGCAAAAGCCTGCGGGGGACAGCTATCGGCCAGGGAACACCCTGCATTTAGATCTGGTAAAAGTACCAATTTCTCTGGATTAAGAATTTTGGCTGTTTCCGCCATAAAATGAACGCCTGCAAACACAATCACATCTG
It encodes:
- the nadA gene encoding quinolinate synthase NadA, translated to MFATVRSDHPLTARTASPLDLFQAIQDLKRDLNAIILAHYYQEPDIQDIADYIGDSLGLSRQAAQTQADVIVFAGVHFMAETAKILNPEKLVLLPDLNAGCSLADSCPPQAFAAFKAAHPDHLVVSYINCTAEIKALSDIICTSSNAVDIVRQIPLDQPIIFAPDRNLGRYVMAQTGRDLVLWEGSCMVHETFSEKKLVQLQVNHPSAEIIAHPECEGGVLKHARYIGSTTALLKYCLQSDSSQFIVATEPGIIHQMQKQAPHKTFIPAPPLHSCACNECPHMRLNTLEKLYWAMVHRSPEITLAEETRVAALRPIQRMLEMSR